A genome region from Arthrobacter agilis includes the following:
- a CDS encoding N-acetylglucosamine kinase gives MSSPSSPQPSPAPTGADPRAAAGEGALVVGLDIGGSKTHGALWRDGILVAEARAGSANVQNVTREDAARSLGELFRDLLSTEPSGRIGRVVAGSGGVDTEADADRLRALIAPHAPGAAIDVVHDTRLILAAGGARAGIAVIAGTGSVAWGVTEDGRQARSGGWGYLLGDEGSGYWVAREAVRRALHRHDVGLRPDTLDAAVLALNGVTTPTELIGLFHSGAGRTYWAAQSRAVFDAAQDGHEDAAAIVDQAAADLTRLILDVASVIGIPGPVVLGGGLAMHQPALQARLRDRLAAADITRVVFLEEDPVKGVRFLMAG, from the coding sequence ATGAGCAGCCCGTCGTCACCCCAGCCGTCCCCCGCTCCCACCGGCGCCGATCCTCGTGCGGCCGCCGGAGAGGGGGCGCTCGTCGTCGGCCTCGACATCGGCGGGTCGAAGACCCACGGAGCGCTGTGGCGGGACGGGATCCTCGTCGCCGAGGCCAGGGCCGGCAGCGCCAACGTCCAGAACGTGACGCGGGAGGACGCCGCCCGCAGCCTCGGCGAGCTGTTCCGCGACCTCCTGTCCACCGAGCCGTCCGGGAGGATCGGGCGGGTCGTCGCCGGTTCCGGGGGAGTCGACACCGAGGCGGACGCCGACCGGCTGCGCGCCCTGATCGCGCCGCACGCGCCGGGAGCCGCGATCGACGTCGTCCACGACACGCGCCTCATCCTCGCGGCCGGGGGAGCGCGGGCGGGCATCGCCGTCATCGCCGGCACCGGGTCGGTGGCCTGGGGCGTCACGGAGGACGGCCGCCAGGCACGCTCGGGAGGCTGGGGCTACCTCCTGGGCGACGAGGGCAGCGGCTACTGGGTGGCCCGCGAGGCGGTACGGCGGGCACTGCACCGGCATGACGTCGGGCTCCGCCCCGACACCCTCGACGCCGCCGTCCTGGCACTGAACGGCGTCACCACGCCCACCGAACTGATCGGGCTGTTCCACTCCGGGGCCGGCCGCACGTACTGGGCAGCACAGTCGAGGGCCGTGTTCGACGCGGCGCAGGACGGTCACGAGGACGCCGCAGCGATCGTCGACCAGGCAGCGGCCGATCTCACGCGCCTCATCCTCGACGTCGCCTCCGTGATCGGCATCCCGGGTCCCGTGGTGCTCGGCGGCGGTCTCGCGATGCATCAGCCGGCCCTGCAGGCGCGCCTGCGGGACCGTCTTGCGGCCGCGGACATCACCCGGGTGGTGTTCCTCGAGGAGGATCCCGTCAAGGGTGTCCGCTTCCTGATGGCGGGGTAG
- a CDS encoding ABC transporter permease codes for MDYSSTNLFVQMWEWLTAPENWEGERGIPTRVVEHLGFTGLTMVIALAIAVPIGLYVGHTGRGRVVIVSGVGILRALPTLGMVFLFTLLAGLGLMPPIWALVLLAVPPLLSGIYAGIASVNRTVVDAARSMGMGELQILFRVEVPNGLQVILGGVRAAVLQVIATAAVVAFINLGGLGVFLVEGTQLADYGRLFGGAVVITVLAIAVDLLLGLVQRLAIPPGLRASGPPRTRESGRQKAVAGAQGGTP; via the coding sequence ATGGACTACTCGAGCACCAACCTCTTCGTCCAGATGTGGGAGTGGCTGACCGCGCCCGAGAACTGGGAGGGCGAGCGCGGCATCCCCACCCGCGTCGTCGAGCACCTCGGCTTCACCGGGCTGACCATGGTGATCGCGCTCGCGATCGCCGTGCCGATCGGCCTCTACGTCGGCCATACCGGACGCGGCCGCGTCGTCATCGTCTCCGGCGTCGGCATCCTCCGTGCCCTCCCGACCCTCGGCATGGTGTTCCTGTTCACGCTGCTCGCGGGGCTCGGGCTGATGCCGCCCATCTGGGCGCTGGTCCTGCTCGCCGTCCCGCCACTGCTGAGCGGCATCTATGCGGGCATCGCCTCGGTGAACCGCACCGTGGTGGACGCCGCGCGCAGCATGGGCATGGGCGAGCTGCAGATCCTGTTCAGGGTCGAGGTGCCCAACGGCCTGCAGGTCATCCTCGGCGGGGTCCGCGCGGCCGTCCTGCAGGTCATCGCGACGGCAGCTGTCGTCGCCTTCATCAACCTCGGCGGGCTCGGGGTGTTCCTCGTCGAAGGGACCCAGCTCGCCGACTACGGGCGCCTCTTCGGCGGCGCCGTCGTCATCACCGTCCTCGCGATCGCCGTCGATCTGCTGTTGGGCCTGGTGCAGCGACTCGCCATCCCGCCGGGCCTCCGGGCATCCGGTCCACCCAGAACCAGAGAATCCGGTCGGCAGAAGGCCGTCGCCGGAGCACAAGGAGGAACACCATGA
- a CDS encoding MFS transporter, translated as MSVINELRMRPASAERRSWDASLAVRLALAVTVISTLLIGANLATPLYPLIQADLGLTPFAVTVAFASYVIALIGGLVLAGHWSDHIGRRAALVLAVLLGLLGAALFAVATSLPMLAAGRALQGGAVALATGASAAALRDLLPSRPDWASRFTLLASAGGVAAGPLIGGLLSLLPAPTRTPFLIYLVVLASLLVPLVLLRARPAIKPATGQNPLTALRPRRPAVSREARRSFWTASSVGFLSFAVFGFTLSLAPTWFAGIAGTSSRPLIGLLSALVLGSSAVSQLLSPRGRFVVPLGLTGMALGVGLLPVAEATGSLPLLVGACLVAGFGQGMAFRVVFNEVSVKVAPALHAQTVSAVYVITYLGSAVPVLGLGAAAGIWGLDASVTVFALAVAGVCGALAAGSLVVRLRAAR; from the coding sequence ATGAGCGTCATCAACGAGCTGCGGATGCGGCCGGCATCCGCCGAGCGCCGCAGCTGGGACGCATCCCTCGCCGTCCGCCTCGCTCTCGCGGTGACGGTGATCTCCACCCTCCTGATCGGCGCCAACCTCGCCACGCCGCTCTACCCGCTCATCCAGGCGGACCTCGGGCTGACCCCTTTCGCCGTCACCGTCGCCTTCGCGTCCTACGTCATCGCGCTGATCGGCGGACTCGTCCTCGCGGGCCACTGGTCCGACCACATCGGCCGGCGCGCGGCCCTCGTCCTCGCCGTGCTCCTCGGACTGCTCGGGGCCGCTCTCTTCGCCGTCGCCACCTCACTGCCGATGCTGGCGGCAGGCCGCGCCCTCCAGGGCGGTGCCGTAGCCCTGGCCACCGGCGCGAGCGCGGCCGCCCTCCGCGACCTCCTGCCCTCGCGTCCCGACTGGGCATCCCGCTTCACCCTTCTGGCCTCCGCGGGGGGCGTGGCCGCCGGACCGCTGATCGGCGGGCTCCTCTCGCTCCTGCCCGCGCCCACCAGGACGCCGTTCCTGATCTACCTCGTGGTGCTCGCGAGCCTCCTGGTGCCGCTGGTCCTGCTGCGTGCCCGGCCCGCGATCAAACCCGCAACGGGGCAGAATCCGCTGACCGCCCTGCGTCCCCGCCGGCCGGCCGTGTCCCGGGAGGCACGCCGGTCCTTCTGGACGGCGTCGTCCGTCGGATTCCTCAGTTTCGCCGTCTTCGGCTTCACGCTGAGCCTCGCCCCCACCTGGTTCGCGGGGATCGCGGGCACCTCCTCCCGGCCGCTGATCGGCCTCCTCTCGGCCCTCGTGCTCGGATCCTCCGCCGTCAGCCAGCTCCTGTCGCCGCGCGGACGCTTCGTGGTGCCGCTCGGTCTCACGGGCATGGCGCTGGGTGTCGGCCTGCTGCCGGTCGCCGAGGCCACGGGCAGCCTGCCCCTGCTCGTCGGCGCGTGCCTCGTGGCCGGTTTCGGGCAGGGCATGGCCTTCCGCGTGGTGTTCAACGAGGTGTCGGTCAAGGTCGCACCCGCACTGCACGCCCAGACCGTGAGCGCCGTGTACGTCATCACCTACCTCGGCAGCGCCGTGCCCGTCCTCGGCCTCGGTGCTGCCGCCGGGATCTGGGGGCTGGACGCGTCCGTGACGGTGTTCGCGCTCGCGGTCGCCGGGGTCTGCGGGGCGCTCGCCGCCGGCTCGCTCGTCGTCCGGCTCCGCGCCGCCCGCTGA
- a CDS encoding pyridoxal phosphate-dependent aminotransferase has protein sequence MATYTQSEKLRNVLYDIRGPLLEHAMTMEAQGHRILKLNIGNPAPFGFEAPDAILVDMIRNLPKSQGYSDSRGIFSARTAVVQYYQSRGITSIDVDDVYLGNGVSELITLSMQALLNTGDEILIPTPDYPLWTASVALASGTPVHYLCDEDNHWWPDLEDMASKITPNTKGIVLINPNNPTGSVYPRPILEAIVRLAREHGLIIFADEIYEKILYDDAVHINAASVTGDDVLCLTFSGLSKAYRIAGFRSGWMAISGPKRDAANYIEGINLLANMRLCANVPAQHAIQTALGGYQSINDLILPGGRLKQQRDKAAQMLNAIDGVSCEVAQGALYLFPKLDPEVYPIKDDEKFALDLLKQQKILISHGSAFNWVHTDHFRMVTLPSVEVIEDAIGRLADFLSTYKP, from the coding sequence ATGGCCACCTACACGCAGTCGGAAAAGCTCCGGAACGTCCTCTACGACATCAGGGGGCCGCTGCTCGAACACGCCATGACCATGGAGGCCCAGGGCCACCGGATCCTCAAGCTCAACATCGGCAACCCGGCGCCCTTCGGCTTCGAGGCACCGGACGCCATCCTCGTGGACATGATCCGCAACCTGCCCAAGTCGCAGGGCTACAGCGACTCGCGGGGTATCTTCTCGGCACGCACCGCCGTCGTGCAGTACTACCAGAGCCGGGGCATCACCTCGATCGACGTCGACGACGTCTACCTCGGCAACGGCGTCAGCGAGCTCATCACGCTCTCGATGCAGGCGCTGCTCAACACCGGCGACGAGATCCTCATCCCCACGCCCGACTACCCGCTGTGGACGGCGTCCGTGGCGCTCGCCAGCGGCACCCCCGTGCACTACCTCTGCGACGAGGACAACCACTGGTGGCCGGACCTCGAGGACATGGCCTCGAAGATCACGCCCAACACCAAGGGCATCGTCCTCATCAACCCGAACAATCCGACGGGCTCTGTGTACCCACGGCCCATCCTCGAGGCGATCGTGCGGCTGGCACGGGAGCACGGGCTCATCATCTTCGCGGACGAGATCTACGAGAAGATCCTCTACGACGACGCCGTGCACATCAATGCCGCCTCGGTGACGGGCGACGACGTCCTCTGCCTCACCTTCAGCGGGCTGTCCAAGGCGTACCGCATCGCCGGGTTCCGCAGCGGCTGGATGGCGATCTCCGGGCCCAAGCGTGACGCCGCGAACTACATCGAGGGCATCAACCTCCTGGCCAACATGCGCCTGTGCGCCAACGTGCCCGCGCAGCACGCGATCCAGACGGCCCTCGGCGGGTACCAGAGCATCAACGACCTCATCCTGCCCGGAGGACGCCTCAAGCAGCAGCGCGACAAGGCGGCCCAGATGCTGAACGCCATCGACGGCGTGAGCTGCGAGGTGGCGCAGGGGGCCCTGTACCTCTTCCCGAAGCTCGACCCCGAGGTGTACCCCATCAAGGACGACGAGAAGTTCGCGCTCGATCTGCTCAAGCAGCAGAAGATCCTGATCTCGCACGGCAGCGCCTTCAACTGGGTGCACACCGACCACTTCCGGATGGTCACGCTGCCGAGTGTGGAGGTCATCGAGGACGCCATCGGACGGCTCGCCGATTTCCTGTCCACCTACAAGCCCTGA
- a CDS encoding exodeoxyribonuclease VII small subunit, translating into MTDNSKQEPQRADIDALSYEQAREELVAVVARLEAGGVSLEESLALWERGEALADRCEAWLEGAKVRLAAARDKAERQ; encoded by the coding sequence ATGACGGACAACAGCAAGCAGGAGCCGCAGCGGGCCGACATCGACGCCCTGTCCTACGAGCAGGCACGGGAGGAACTCGTCGCCGTCGTCGCCCGGCTCGAGGCCGGGGGCGTGAGCCTCGAGGAGTCCCTGGCCCTGTGGGAGCGCGGTGAAGCCCTGGCGGACCGGTGCGAGGCGTGGCTGGAGGGTGCCAAGGTGCGGCTGGCGGCGGCGCGGGACAAAGCCGAGCGCCAGTAG
- a CDS encoding ABC transporter substrate-binding protein — MKNLSAQRATRRALIGLAGGLTAALALSACGADSDPQGAAENTASAAGGSVVIGSADFPESQVIAEIYAGALKAAGVEATTKPNIGSREIYYSALEDGSIDILPEYGGNLLLFADPAATAASADDILAALPDALAAKSPDVKLGVLEPSKAEDKDALVVTAATAEKYSLESIEDLAKVCGEITIGAPSTFQERAYGLPGLKEKYNCEPGGFEAINDGGGDITLQALLNDDVQAADIYTTTPSIEDNDLVVLEDPKDNFIAQQVLPLVNTDTVSSQAQDVLNKVSAQLTTEDLLSLNREVSGSEKRNPADAAADWLSEKGLAG; from the coding sequence ATGAAGAACCTGTCAGCGCAACGCGCCACCCGGCGCGCTTTGATCGGACTGGCCGGTGGCCTGACGGCCGCGCTGGCGCTGAGCGCCTGCGGTGCGGACAGCGATCCCCAGGGCGCGGCGGAGAACACCGCCAGCGCCGCCGGCGGATCCGTCGTCATCGGTTCCGCGGACTTCCCCGAGAGCCAGGTCATCGCCGAGATCTATGCCGGGGCGCTCAAGGCCGCCGGCGTCGAGGCGACGACGAAGCCCAACATCGGGTCGCGCGAGATCTACTACTCCGCCCTCGAGGACGGGTCGATCGACATCCTGCCCGAATACGGCGGCAACCTGCTCCTCTTCGCCGATCCCGCTGCCACCGCCGCGTCCGCCGACGACATCCTGGCGGCCCTGCCCGACGCACTCGCCGCCAAGTCGCCGGACGTGAAGCTCGGCGTGCTCGAGCCGTCGAAGGCCGAGGACAAGGACGCGCTCGTCGTCACCGCTGCGACGGCCGAGAAGTACAGCCTCGAATCCATCGAGGACCTCGCGAAGGTCTGCGGCGAGATCACCATCGGCGCCCCGAGCACCTTCCAGGAGCGTGCGTACGGCCTGCCCGGCCTCAAGGAGAAGTACAACTGCGAGCCCGGCGGCTTCGAGGCGATCAACGACGGCGGCGGGGACATCACCCTGCAGGCGCTGCTGAACGACGACGTGCAGGCCGCGGACATCTACACCACGACGCCGTCGATCGAGGACAACGACCTCGTGGTCCTCGAGGATCCGAAGGACAACTTCATCGCGCAGCAGGTGCTCCCGCTCGTGAACACCGACACCGTCAGCAGCCAGGCCCAGGACGTCCTCAACAAGGTGTCCGCCCAGCTGACCACCGAGGACCTCCTCTCGCTGAACCGCGAGGTCAGCGGTTCCGAGAAGCGCAACCCGGCGGACGCGGCAGCGGACTGGCTGTCCGAGAAGGGACTCGCGGGCTGA
- the xseA gene encoding exodeoxyribonuclease VII large subunit: MTSEGTRARTAGASEPAQRTSTIPPTAAETSPDAPWPLHLLSEKLKAHIDRAPAAWVEGQVIELNRRATMCYITLRDVDTEVSLSLSVYGSVMERVSGPLERGSRVVARLKPDFWIKTGRLSMQTIDIRPVGIGDLLARIERLRQALAAEGLFSPARKKPLPLLPHRIGLITGRDSDAMKDVMRNAALRWPAVEFEVREVAVQGVSSVAQVSAALAELDAHPRVDVIIIARGGGALEDLLPFSDESLVRAVARAATPVVSAIGHEADRPLLDEVADLRASTPTDAAKRVVPDVTEELGRIRQARAALERSIRVLVHRESESLANLRSRPSLAKPEGMIDVREADVERLRSRALRSISALVERDADAVHHLRERVRSLSPQKTLDRGYAVVQRSDGHVVRAPDDVGSGDALRIRVAGGQFTAVAKPPSGEPS, from the coding sequence ATGACGAGCGAGGGAACACGCGCGCGCACCGCCGGCGCCTCCGAGCCGGCGCAGCGCACCTCGACCATCCCACCCACGGCCGCCGAGACCTCCCCCGACGCCCCGTGGCCGCTGCACCTGCTGTCCGAGAAGCTCAAGGCGCACATCGACCGCGCCCCGGCCGCGTGGGTCGAGGGACAGGTCATCGAACTGAACCGGCGCGCGACCATGTGCTACATCACGCTGCGCGACGTCGACACGGAGGTCTCCCTGTCCCTGTCGGTCTACGGCTCGGTGATGGAGCGGGTGTCCGGCCCCCTGGAGCGGGGCTCGCGCGTCGTCGCCCGCCTCAAACCGGACTTCTGGATCAAGACGGGGCGCCTGTCGATGCAGACCATCGACATCCGTCCCGTGGGCATCGGTGACCTCCTCGCGCGTATCGAACGGCTGCGGCAGGCGCTGGCCGCCGAGGGGCTGTTCTCGCCAGCCCGCAAGAAGCCGCTGCCGCTCCTCCCCCACCGGATCGGGCTCATCACCGGGCGCGATTCCGACGCCATGAAGGACGTCATGCGCAACGCTGCCCTGCGCTGGCCCGCCGTCGAGTTCGAGGTGCGCGAGGTCGCCGTCCAGGGCGTCAGCAGCGTCGCGCAGGTCTCCGCGGCCCTCGCCGAGCTGGACGCCCATCCGCGGGTCGACGTCATCATCATCGCCCGCGGCGGCGGCGCACTCGAGGACCTCCTCCCGTTCAGCGACGAGTCGCTCGTCCGGGCCGTCGCGCGGGCCGCCACGCCCGTGGTCAGCGCTATCGGCCACGAGGCAGATCGCCCCCTGCTCGACGAAGTGGCCGATCTCCGCGCCTCGACGCCGACCGACGCCGCGAAGCGCGTGGTCCCGGACGTCACGGAGGAGCTCGGGCGGATCAGGCAGGCGCGGGCGGCCCTGGAGCGGTCCATCCGGGTCCTCGTCCACCGCGAGAGCGAGAGCCTCGCGAACCTGCGCTCCCGGCCGTCCCTCGCGAAGCCGGAAGGGATGATCGATGTGCGCGAGGCCGACGTCGAGCGCCTCCGCTCCCGTGCACTGCGCTCCATCTCCGCCCTGGTGGAGCGCGACGCCGACGCGGTCCACCACCTGCGGGAGCGGGTGCGCTCGCTGTCGCCCCAGAAGACCCTGGACCGCGGGTACGCCGTCGTCCAGCGGTCGGACGGGCACGTGGTGCGGGCGCCCGACGACGTCGGAAGCGGGGATGCCCTGAGGATCAGGGTCGCCGGAGGGCAGTTCACGGCGGTCGCGAAGCCACCGTCCGGGGAACCGTCGTGA
- a CDS encoding VOC family protein, with protein sequence MDWKIELIGVPVSDVDRSIAFYRDQVGFVLDHDHRVSEGLRFVQFTPPGSACSIAFGEGISDMAPGSLRGIQVVVADAAQARADLVGRGVEASEVDEQPWGRFVYFADPDGNGWALQEILARG encoded by the coding sequence ATGGACTGGAAGATCGAACTCATCGGAGTGCCCGTCAGCGACGTGGACCGTTCCATCGCTTTCTACCGGGACCAGGTGGGGTTCGTGCTGGACCACGACCACCGCGTGAGCGAGGGGCTCCGGTTCGTGCAGTTCACGCCGCCCGGATCCGCCTGCTCCATCGCGTTCGGCGAGGGTATCAGCGACATGGCACCGGGCTCGCTGCGCGGCATCCAGGTCGTCGTGGCCGATGCGGCGCAGGCGCGGGCCGACCTGGTTGGGCGCGGGGTGGAGGCATCGGAGGTCGACGAGCAGCCGTGGGGCAGGTTCGTGTATTTCGCCGATCCCGACGGCAACGGGTGGGCGCTGCAGGAGATTCTCGCCCGGGGGTGA
- a CDS encoding ABC transporter ATP-binding protein, which translates to MIEFHDVTKTYDGGRPAVEDLSIEIDRGRITVFVGPSGCGKTTSLRMINRMVEPTSGQILLDGQDIGRQKAAELRRSMGYVMQSSGLLPHRTVLDNIATVPRLNGVGKAEARRRASELLDVVGLASDLGRRYPVQLSGGQQQRVGVARALAADPPVLLMDEPFSAVDPVVRAELQEELLRLQRDLAKTIVFVTHDIDEATILGDKVAVFAVGGRLAQFAAPEEILRAPVDDFVAGFVGRDRGFRHLSFQDGDGVAIHPVETIDSDRLADPTVPVHSPWTLLVDTEGRPHGWVPQASRAGFTRQADAVPGGSLYTRGDSLRRALDAALSSPSGLGVAVDDDGRVVGVVRAAEVFGLIEAARLGRGRAEHNTAV; encoded by the coding sequence ATGATCGAGTTCCACGACGTCACCAAGACCTACGACGGCGGACGTCCCGCCGTCGAGGACCTCTCCATCGAGATCGACCGCGGGAGGATCACGGTCTTCGTGGGCCCCTCCGGCTGCGGCAAGACCACCTCCCTGCGCATGATCAACCGCATGGTGGAACCCACCTCCGGGCAGATCCTCCTCGACGGCCAGGACATCGGCCGGCAGAAGGCCGCGGAACTGCGCCGCTCCATGGGGTACGTCATGCAGTCCTCCGGGCTGCTGCCGCACCGGACGGTCCTCGACAACATCGCGACCGTCCCCCGCCTCAACGGCGTCGGGAAGGCCGAGGCGCGCAGGCGCGCCTCCGAGCTGCTCGACGTCGTCGGGCTCGCCTCCGACCTCGGCCGCCGGTACCCCGTGCAGCTCTCCGGCGGGCAACAGCAGCGTGTGGGTGTGGCCCGGGCCCTCGCGGCGGACCCGCCCGTGCTCCTCATGGATGAGCCCTTCAGCGCCGTGGACCCCGTGGTCCGCGCCGAACTGCAGGAGGAACTGCTGCGCCTGCAGCGGGACCTCGCGAAGACGATCGTCTTCGTCACGCACGACATCGACGAGGCCACCATCCTCGGGGACAAGGTCGCGGTGTTCGCGGTGGGCGGGCGCCTGGCGCAGTTCGCCGCTCCCGAGGAGATCCTGAGGGCCCCCGTGGACGATTTCGTGGCCGGCTTCGTGGGCCGCGACCGCGGGTTCCGCCACCTCTCCTTCCAGGACGGCGACGGCGTCGCCATCCACCCCGTCGAGACCATCGACTCCGACCGCCTCGCCGATCCGACCGTCCCGGTGCACTCACCGTGGACGCTGCTGGTCGACACCGAGGGACGCCCGCACGGTTGGGTGCCGCAGGCCAGCCGCGCAGGCTTCACGCGGCAGGCGGACGCCGTACCCGGCGGCTCCCTCTACACGCGGGGCGACTCGCTGCGCCGCGCCCTCGACGCCGCCCTCTCCTCGCCCTCGGGCCTCGGGGTGGCGGTCGACGACGACGGACGCGTCGTCGGCGTCGTCCGCGCCGCGGAGGTCTTCGGCCTCATCGAGGCCGCGAGGCTCGGCCGGGGCCGCGCCGAGCACAATACGGCGGTCTGA
- a CDS encoding ABC transporter permease: MDWFLSNLDFIWLHTRLHLFQAIIPLLLGVLVAVPLAQLARLNPVVGSVLLTGSSILYTIPSLAMFVFLPVILGTKVIDPVNVIVALSVYAFSLLVRSTLDALDSIDDGVRQAAVAMGYTPVRRFLTVDLPLSLPVLFAGLRVVSVTNISLVSVGALIGVPSLGTLFTDGLFRSFPTEIAVGIAIILLLALVLDLALVLTERLLTPWARRARSGSTGGSADDAVALEAKVAGA; the protein is encoded by the coding sequence ATGGACTGGTTCCTCTCCAACCTCGACTTCATCTGGCTGCACACCCGGCTCCACCTCTTCCAGGCGATCATCCCGCTGCTGCTCGGCGTCCTCGTCGCCGTGCCGCTGGCCCAGCTCGCCCGGCTCAACCCGGTGGTCGGGTCGGTGCTGCTGACCGGCTCCTCCATCCTCTACACCATCCCGTCGCTGGCGATGTTCGTGTTCCTCCCGGTGATCCTCGGGACCAAGGTGATCGATCCGGTCAACGTGATCGTGGCGCTGTCCGTCTACGCCTTCTCCCTGCTCGTCCGGTCCACGCTCGACGCCCTCGACTCCATCGACGACGGGGTCCGGCAGGCCGCCGTCGCCATGGGCTACACGCCCGTGCGCCGGTTCCTCACCGTGGACCTCCCGCTGTCGCTGCCCGTGCTGTTCGCGGGCCTGCGCGTCGTCTCGGTCACCAACATCTCCCTCGTCAGCGTCGGCGCCCTCATCGGGGTGCCGAGCCTCGGGACGCTGTTCACCGACGGGCTCTTCCGGTCCTTCCCGACGGAGATCGCCGTAGGGATCGCGATCATCCTCCTGCTGGCCCTCGTCCTGGACCTCGCACTCGTGCTCACCGAACGGCTGCTGACGCCCTGGGCGCGCAGGGCCCGCTCCGGTAGCACCGGCGGCTCCGCCGACGACGCCGTCGCGCTCGAGGCGAAGGTGGCGGGCGCCTGA
- a CDS encoding polyphosphate kinase 2 family protein, which produces MASTTAPSVASMTEMRRLLLAGPDFSLASVDPDSTPGFDGGKAQGKAALADGAEALSSLQEKLFAESRAGSEIAVLLVLQGMDTSGKGGIVRHVMGLVDPQGVQHHAFKAPTDEEQQHDFLWRVRRQLPAAGLIGVFDRSHYEDVLIHRVRGLSPAAEVEQRYAAIQEFEGEVTASGTRVLKVMLHIGKDEQKARLAERLDRKDKYWKYNPGDVDERAYWDQYQEAYQVAIERTSTADAPWYAVPADRKWYARLAVQHLLTATLEDMQLSWPRAAFDVEAEKRRLAAS; this is translated from the coding sequence ATGGCATCCACCACCGCCCCGAGCGTCGCCTCGATGACCGAGATGCGCCGGCTCCTCCTGGCCGGGCCGGACTTCTCGCTCGCGTCCGTCGACCCGGACTCCACCCCGGGGTTCGACGGCGGGAAGGCGCAGGGCAAGGCGGCGCTGGCCGACGGGGCGGAGGCACTGTCGTCGCTGCAGGAGAAGCTGTTCGCGGAGAGCCGGGCCGGGAGCGAGATCGCCGTCCTGCTCGTCCTGCAGGGCATGGACACCTCGGGCAAGGGAGGGATCGTCCGCCACGTCATGGGGCTCGTGGACCCGCAGGGCGTGCAGCACCACGCCTTCAAGGCGCCCACGGACGAGGAGCAGCAGCACGACTTCCTCTGGCGTGTCCGCCGGCAGCTGCCGGCAGCGGGCCTCATCGGGGTGTTCGACCGCTCCCACTACGAGGACGTCCTGATCCACCGGGTACGCGGACTGTCGCCCGCCGCCGAGGTGGAGCAGCGGTACGCGGCCATCCAGGAGTTCGAGGGCGAGGTGACCGCGTCCGGGACACGGGTGCTGAAGGTGATGCTCCACATCGGCAAGGACGAGCAGAAGGCCCGCCTCGCGGAGCGCCTCGACCGGAAGGACAAGTACTGGAAGTACAACCCGGGCGACGTCGACGAGCGCGCCTACTGGGACCAGTACCAGGAGGCGTACCAGGTGGCGATCGAACGGACGAGCACCGCCGACGCGCCCTGGTACGCGGTCCCCGCCGACCGCAAATGGTACGCGCGGCTCGCCGTCCAGCACCTGCTCACCGCCACCCTGGAGGACATGCAGCTGAGCTGGCCGCGGGCGGCCTTCGACGTCGAGGCCGAGAAGCGGCGCCTCGCGGCCAGCTGA